A genomic segment from Bacillota bacterium encodes:
- the bfr gene encoding bacterioferritin, translated as MKGNPEILKVLNELLSDELTAIHQYMVEAEMCENWGYDKLHAAFQKIALDEMHHAEWLIQRLLFLEGHPTIKLGELLIGNTVPDMVNGVITSEGEAVQAYNKAIALAHQVADQGTVDLLIRILNMEEGHIDWAEAQRDQIEHMGLANYLSMQTEGAAQ; from the coding sequence ATGAAAGGCAACCCTGAGATACTGAAAGTGCTCAACGAACTGCTTTCCGATGAGTTGACCGCCATCCACCAGTATATGGTGGAAGCGGAAATGTGCGAAAACTGGGGATATGATAAGCTACACGCCGCCTTCCAGAAAATCGCTCTCGATGAGATGCACCATGCGGAGTGGCTGATTCAACGCCTCCTGTTTCTGGAGGGGCATCCCACTATCAAACTGGGCGAGCTGCTAATCGGTAACACCGTGCCAGACATGGTGAACGGGGTGATAACGTCCGAAGGGGAGGCTGTGCAAGCCTATAACAAAGCCATCGCGCTGGCGCACCAGGTCGCCGATCAGGGCACTGTGGACCTGCTGATACGTATCCTCAATATGGAGGAGGGACATATCGACTGGGCGGAAGCGCAGCGTGACCAGATCGAGCACATGGGTCTGGCGAACTACCTGAGCATGCAAACGGAGGGCGCAGCGCAGTAA
- a CDS encoding corrinoid protein, which translates to MQEELKALAHAILEGKRNEAVELTQKLVNAGVTPKQILDEGLIAGMSVAGEKFKNGEYFVPEILVAARAMKASMEILRPLLVATDVQPIGTMVIGTVCGDLHDIGKNLVAMMMEGAGFKVVDLGVDVSADKFIEAAKEHNAQIVGMSALLTTTMTYIPEVIKAFDEAGLRPKVKLIVGGAPVTQEWANQIGADAYAPDAATAVDKCKELLGAA; encoded by the coding sequence ATGCAGGAGGAACTCAAAGCACTTGCCCACGCGATACTGGAAGGCAAACGCAATGAAGCGGTAGAGCTCACCCAGAAGCTGGTAAACGCGGGCGTTACCCCCAAACAGATACTCGATGAGGGGTTGATTGCCGGCATGTCCGTTGCCGGTGAGAAGTTCAAAAACGGCGAGTATTTCGTGCCGGAGATTCTGGTGGCAGCGCGCGCCATGAAGGCATCTATGGAGATTCTGCGCCCCTTACTGGTAGCCACCGACGTACAGCCGATAGGTACGATGGTCATCGGCACCGTGTGCGGCGACCTGCACGACATCGGCAAGAACCTGGTAGCCATGATGATGGAAGGCGCGGGCTTTAAGGTCGTGGACCTGGGTGTGGACGTCAGTGCCGATAAGTTCATCGAGGCTGCGAAGGAACACAACGCGCAGATTGTGGGCATGTCTGCTCTGCTGACCACTACCATGACCTATATTCCCGAGGTGATTAAAGCCTTCGACGAGGCAGGACTGCGTCCGAAGGTGAAGCTCATCGTAGGCGGTGCGCCGGTTACCCAGGAATGGGCGAACCAGATTGGCGCGGATGCCTACGCTCCGGACGCCGCCACTGCCGTCGACAAGTGCAAAGAGCTGCTGGGGGCAGCGTAG
- a CDS encoding HEAT repeat domain-containing protein codes for MKRTWLTVVALLALALPSACQNMEHTVQKLRSPDDNARRQAIEEIAPFGVKAIPALLAIIENPDAEPGAVMAATMALEKVVYQSTRPGATSERNAAEKALLARLQKPAPESLHRLLLRLITVVGTSQSVPTLQKLLENKTLREAARMALQQIPGKEATSAMERAFAQATDPQWKSALLMAIGARKQPSSAKVVLGALKSAQAEVRLTAITVAGEFPTPEIQKALQQIAQKGSAREKEAAQHSLVRIAERLRRSGAAGQAAPLFQWLYANGNTPTLRAAGLVGVAHTSNAGTATLLVKALNHPNPAIARTAYSLLQEVKIPGLAEALVVHMQNAQGEQRLRLIDLLGYQSGSPGVVLPSLLKAFGDNEPAVKVAALNAMGRLRHADTASALMVALGHENEQVRQAAIEAVPGVAFALQKQGKTDLATVLARTALEKARDRESVIRLAGVLRLLGSAISVQDIAIQQGMVVNWWILAPLAERSLLRQRDLVDPGAPMDLQAEVNGVRWRRIELDDPQGVLDFWLSAGARENTGGYAYAEVYSDTVQTVTLKIGSDDDVTCWVNGQKVHEFIGDRGLTIDQDTATATLQQGWNRILCKVLNGADGWQLTLRITSPDGKPLPLQQR; via the coding sequence ATGAAGAGAACATGGCTCACCGTAGTAGCGTTGCTGGCACTGGCTCTTCCCAGCGCGTGCCAGAACATGGAGCATACCGTTCAGAAGCTGCGGTCACCCGACGATAACGCACGACGGCAGGCGATTGAGGAAATAGCGCCGTTCGGCGTGAAGGCTATTCCCGCCCTGCTGGCGATTATCGAAAATCCTGACGCCGAGCCGGGCGCAGTGATGGCTGCCACGATGGCTCTGGAGAAGGTGGTTTACCAGTCCACACGCCCCGGCGCAACATCCGAGCGTAACGCCGCCGAGAAAGCGTTGCTGGCACGCCTGCAGAAGCCGGCACCGGAATCTCTGCATCGCCTGCTGCTGCGCTTGATTACGGTGGTGGGCACTTCACAATCGGTGCCGACTCTGCAAAAACTGCTGGAGAATAAGACCCTGCGCGAGGCAGCACGAATGGCGCTGCAGCAGATTCCGGGCAAGGAAGCCACCTCCGCCATGGAACGCGCCTTCGCGCAGGCAACCGACCCGCAGTGGAAAAGCGCTCTGCTAATGGCTATCGGTGCACGCAAACAGCCCAGCTCGGCAAAGGTGGTGCTGGGTGCACTGAAAAGCGCACAGGCAGAGGTGCGACTGACGGCGATTACGGTCGCCGGAGAGTTCCCCACTCCCGAAATCCAGAAGGCGTTGCAACAGATTGCTCAGAAAGGCAGCGCCAGAGAAAAAGAGGCGGCTCAGCACTCGCTGGTACGTATCGCGGAGCGGCTTCGCCGCTCCGGCGCGGCGGGGCAAGCCGCCCCGCTCTTTCAGTGGCTCTATGCCAACGGCAATACACCCACCCTGCGCGCCGCTGGACTGGTGGGAGTGGCACACACCAGCAACGCAGGCACCGCAACCTTGCTGGTGAAGGCACTCAACCACCCGAACCCCGCCATCGCCCGCACCGCATACTCTTTGCTGCAGGAGGTGAAGATACCGGGGCTTGCAGAGGCGCTGGTGGTGCATATGCAGAACGCGCAGGGAGAGCAACGCCTGCGCTTGATTGACCTGCTGGGGTATCAATCCGGCTCTCCGGGCGTGGTGCTGCCCTCGCTGCTCAAAGCGTTCGGTGATAACGAGCCCGCGGTGAAGGTTGCCGCGCTGAACGCCATGGGACGTCTACGCCACGCCGACACTGCCTCCGCGCTGATGGTCGCACTGGGGCATGAGAACGAGCAGGTACGTCAAGCCGCGATAGAGGCAGTGCCAGGGGTAGCGTTCGCCCTGCAGAAGCAGGGTAAAACCGACTTAGCGACGGTTCTCGCCCGCACTGCTCTGGAAAAAGCACGTGACCGTGAAAGCGTGATCCGTCTGGCAGGTGTGCTGCGTTTGTTGGGTTCGGCAATCAGCGTTCAAGATATCGCGATCCAGCAGGGCATGGTGGTGAACTGGTGGATACTGGCTCCTCTGGCGGAGCGCAGCTTGCTCCGTCAGCGCGACCTGGTAGACCCCGGCGCACCGATGGACCTGCAGGCGGAGGTGAACGGCGTCCGGTGGCGGCGTATCGAACTGGACGACCCGCAGGGCGTGCTGGATTTCTGGCTAAGTGCCGGTGCGCGCGAGAACACGGGCGGTTACGCCTACGCCGAGGTGTACAGCGATACCGTGCAGACGGTCACCCTGAAAATCGGCAGCGACGACGATGTTACCTGCTGGGTGAATGGGCAAAAGGTGCACGAGTTTATCGGCGACAGGGGGCTTACCATTGACCAGGATACCGCTACCGCCACCCTGCAGCAGGGCTGGAACCGCATCCTGTGTAAGGTGCTGAACGGAGCCGACGGCTGGCAGCTCACTTTGCGCATCACCTCCCCCGACGGTAAACCCCTGCCACTACAGCAACGCTAA
- a CDS encoding Gfo/Idh/MocA family oxidoreductase codes for MSKGKRITRRQFLKGAAVGAAAVAMPAVVPASVFGSAQRSAPSDRITLGFIGLGGMGMGHLNGFLGNGQVQVLAVCDVYAPHRDRAKKAVDNRYGNQDCAAYTDFRHLLDRKDIDAVVISTPDHWHTLISIMACESGKDVYCEKPLTLFVDEGKALVRAVRRYNRVFQVGSQQRSDYYFWLACMLVRNGKIGKVHTVRVNLPAGPDLDPQPDVEPPPDLDWNLYLGPAPWVPFNYARYLWNFRWFWDYSGGEMTDWGHHHFDIAQWGLGTDLSGPVSVEGKGVPPVKGMCETYVNFEVHYEYASGVHMIATTPERGVRFEGTDGYVHVWRGGIDTSPKELQQITWGPNDVQLYRSLSHHQNWLDCIRTRKKPICDVEIGHRSVTVAHIGNIAMRLGRKLRWDPVKEQFVDDPEANRWLSRPYRAPWYLR; via the coding sequence ATGAGTAAAGGCAAACGGATAACACGAAGGCAGTTTCTCAAAGGGGCGGCTGTCGGCGCAGCTGCCGTTGCCATGCCTGCCGTTGTACCCGCCTCAGTGTTCGGCTCGGCTCAGCGAAGCGCACCCAGCGACCGCATCACGCTCGGCTTCATCGGGCTTGGTGGCATGGGCATGGGACATCTGAACGGTTTTTTGGGTAACGGACAGGTGCAGGTGCTGGCGGTATGCGACGTGTATGCCCCCCATCGCGACCGCGCGAAAAAGGCTGTGGACAATCGCTATGGCAATCAGGACTGTGCTGCCTACACCGACTTCCGCCACCTGCTGGACCGCAAGGACATCGACGCGGTAGTCATCTCCACGCCCGATCACTGGCACACGCTGATCAGCATCATGGCGTGCGAATCGGGCAAAGACGTGTACTGCGAGAAGCCGTTGACCCTCTTTGTAGACGAGGGCAAGGCTCTGGTGCGCGCCGTGCGCCGCTACAACCGCGTCTTTCAGGTCGGCAGCCAGCAAAGGTCGGACTACTACTTCTGGCTGGCGTGTATGCTGGTGCGTAACGGCAAAATCGGCAAAGTGCATACCGTGCGCGTGAACCTGCCAGCCGGTCCGGACCTGGACCCGCAGCCAGACGTGGAACCACCGCCCGACCTGGACTGGAACCTGTATCTGGGGCCCGCTCCGTGGGTGCCTTTCAACTATGCCCGCTACCTGTGGAACTTCCGCTGGTTCTGGGACTACTCGGGCGGCGAGATGACCGACTGGGGGCATCACCACTTTGACATCGCGCAATGGGGGCTGGGCACGGACCTCAGCGGACCCGTGAGCGTGGAAGGCAAGGGCGTGCCACCGGTGAAAGGAATGTGCGAAACCTATGTGAACTTCGAGGTGCATTACGAATATGCCAGCGGGGTGCACATGATTGCCACCACTCCGGAACGTGGCGTGCGCTTCGAGGGCACAGATGGCTACGTGCACGTGTGGCGCGGAGGCATCGATACCAGCCCCAAAGAGCTGCAGCAGATAACGTGGGGACCAAACGATGTGCAGCTGTATCGCAGCCTCAGCCACCACCAGAACTGGCTGGATTGCATCCGCACGCGCAAGAAGCCCATTTGCGACGTGGAAATCGGGCATCGCTCGGTGACGGTAGCCCATATCGGCAACATCGCCATGCGGCTGGGCAGGAAGCTGCGCTGGGACCCCGTGAAAGAGCAGTTCGTGGACGACCCGGAGGCAAACCGCTGGCTCAGTCGTCCCTATCGCGCGCCGTGGTACTTGAGGTAG
- a CDS encoding nucleotidyltransferase family protein produces MSTPPRRCVLLAAGRGTRLGDFTRNIPKPMVPLAGRPLLEHILCNIRETTSIREFTVVVQYHAESITRHFGDGSSFGVRIHYVRQPEDQPGTGGALRVALESLPAEPVLMSFGDILTDRSNYRCLIQAYTPDIVALIGVNWLPDVSEGGGVWLDGDRVLRVEEKPRNPDTNWNLAGVHIFSPAILPVLRELPLSARGEYELTQAIQRLLHQYPDAVRAVRFEGYWNDVGTPERLQQAKQDLQECQCAQANHGSKSLQGGEP; encoded by the coding sequence ATGAGCACCCCGCCGCGCAGGTGCGTGTTGCTGGCAGCAGGCAGGGGAACCCGGTTGGGTGATTTCACCCGTAACATCCCCAAGCCGATGGTTCCTCTTGCCGGGCGTCCGCTTCTCGAGCACATCTTGTGCAACATCCGTGAGACAACGTCTATCCGGGAATTTACTGTCGTGGTCCAGTATCACGCTGAAAGCATCACCCGGCACTTTGGCGACGGCAGCTCCTTCGGCGTGCGCATCCACTACGTCCGCCAGCCCGAAGACCAGCCGGGCACCGGGGGCGCATTGCGAGTGGCTCTGGAAAGCCTTCCAGCGGAGCCGGTGCTGATGAGCTTTGGTGACATCCTCACTGACCGGTCGAACTACCGATGCCTGATACAGGCATACACACCCGACATCGTCGCCTTAATCGGCGTAAACTGGCTGCCCGACGTCTCTGAGGGAGGCGGCGTCTGGCTGGACGGAGACAGGGTATTACGTGTGGAAGAGAAGCCGCGCAACCCCGACACCAACTGGAACCTTGCGGGTGTGCATATCTTTTCGCCCGCCATCCTCCCTGTGTTGAGAGAACTTCCGTTGTCCGCACGGGGAGAGTACGAGCTTACCCAGGCCATCCAGCGGCTCCTGCATCAGTACCCCGATGCCGTGCGGGCAGTGCGCTTCGAAGGCTACTGGAACGATGTTGGCACACCCGAACGCCTTCAGCAAGCGAAGCAAGACCTGCAGGAGTGCCAGTGCGCGCAGGCGAATCATGGCTCAAAGTCGCTGCAAGGAGGAGAACCATGA
- a CDS encoding inositol monophosphatase → MLPYPADTLIRRVRALHEQIRSEVRAQLLQYSADWLAQATESADGDTQFRIDVQVENLLLQFCEQWAQEVPFVLVAEGISEDGWLSLPRGTNTDKAQFIMVVDPIDGTRMIMYDKRSAWCLTGIAPNRGRQTTLADIEIAVQTELPTSRQCVVDTLWAVRGGGAFGERQSLWDGSTTPFRPKPSSAKDLRYSFASFANFFPDGKAWLAALEENLYRQLRSMDIKGNPLVFADQYLSTGGQIYELIVGHDRFIADLRPVAFRQLGYTEMPLCAHPYDICTELIAREAGAIITDEYGRQLQTPLDIREPVAWVGYANPALRDLIEPALLRLLHGDSER, encoded by the coding sequence GTGCTGCCCTACCCCGCCGATACTCTGATTCGCAGGGTGCGCGCACTGCATGAGCAGATTCGCTCGGAGGTGCGCGCTCAGCTCCTGCAGTATTCCGCCGACTGGCTGGCACAGGCTACCGAAAGCGCGGATGGCGATACGCAGTTTCGCATCGACGTGCAGGTCGAGAATCTACTGCTGCAGTTCTGCGAGCAGTGGGCACAGGAAGTGCCCTTCGTGCTGGTGGCGGAAGGCATCTCTGAGGACGGCTGGCTGTCTCTGCCGCGGGGAACAAACACCGATAAGGCGCAATTCATCATGGTGGTCGACCCCATCGACGGCACACGTATGATTATGTATGACAAACGCAGTGCGTGGTGCCTGACAGGCATCGCCCCGAACCGTGGCCGCCAAACCACCCTTGCAGACATTGAAATCGCCGTACAGACCGAGCTGCCCACCTCGCGACAGTGTGTGGTCGACACGCTTTGGGCGGTTCGCGGGGGTGGTGCGTTCGGGGAACGACAGAGTCTGTGGGACGGAAGCACCACTCCATTCCGCCCGAAACCCTCCTCCGCGAAGGACTTGCGTTACAGCTTTGCCAGCTTTGCTAATTTCTTCCCTGATGGCAAGGCATGGCTCGCCGCCCTCGAGGAGAACCTCTACCGCCAGCTGCGAAGTATGGACATCAAAGGCAACCCGCTGGTGTTCGCCGACCAATACCTCAGCACAGGTGGGCAGATTTACGAACTGATCGTCGGACACGACCGCTTCATCGCCGACCTGCGTCCCGTCGCCTTTCGGCAGCTGGGATACACAGAGATGCCTCTGTGCGCCCACCCTTACGATATCTGCACCGAACTGATTGCCCGCGAAGCAGGAGCCATCATCACCGATGAGTACGGACGGCAGCTGCAAACACCTCTGGATATTCGGGAGCCAGTGGCATGGGTCGGCTACGCTAACCCAGCCCTGCGGGACCTGATTGAACCCGCACTGCTCAGGCTTCTTCACGGAGATTCGGAGCGATGA
- a CDS encoding GHMP kinase, giving the protein MSRRAFTVSAPGRICLFGEHQDYLGLPVIAAAINRRIRAEVQFSCDGHRLHIDMPDINDRMTLDPSQEQQYTRARDYLRAGVNVLLREGARFPYGASIRITSDIPMQAGVSSSSAMVVMWLRALCEMAETPMNPDPETLARWGHRTEVLEFKEPGGMMDHFCAALGGVLYIDTIPPYRAERLPIQLRGLVLADSLQPKATVEVLASRRHDVTEGIALLQERMPHFDLHTTPLEEAEEALKHLPARNARRVRANLINRDLTRRALQLLRNDQWSPQVLGDLLIAHHAQLRDGLEVSTPKIERMLEAALRAGALGGKVNGSGGGGCLFAYAPGREQEVVEAFKSAGGDAWHVRVDTGVRLE; this is encoded by the coding sequence ATGAGTAGAAGAGCGTTTACGGTATCCGCACCCGGGCGGATTTGTCTTTTTGGGGAACATCAGGACTATCTCGGGCTACCTGTTATCGCCGCGGCAATCAACCGCCGAATCCGGGCGGAAGTGCAATTCTCCTGCGATGGTCACCGCTTGCACATCGACATGCCCGACATTAACGACCGAATGACCTTAGACCCCTCGCAGGAACAACAGTACACCCGTGCACGCGATTACCTGCGGGCGGGGGTCAACGTCTTGCTTCGTGAGGGGGCACGCTTCCCGTACGGAGCATCCATCCGCATCACCAGCGACATTCCCATGCAGGCAGGCGTGTCCAGCTCGTCGGCGATGGTGGTCATGTGGTTGCGTGCGCTGTGTGAAATGGCCGAAACTCCCATGAATCCCGACCCTGAAACGCTGGCGCGATGGGGACACCGCACAGAGGTGCTGGAGTTCAAAGAGCCGGGTGGAATGATGGACCACTTTTGCGCTGCGCTGGGCGGTGTATTGTACATCGACACCATACCGCCCTACCGTGCGGAGCGACTCCCCATCCAGCTGAGAGGTTTGGTACTCGCGGATTCGCTGCAACCGAAAGCCACCGTAGAAGTGCTTGCCTCCCGCAGGCACGACGTCACGGAGGGCATTGCGCTGCTGCAGGAAAGAATGCCTCACTTTGACCTGCATACCACCCCCTTAGAGGAAGCCGAAGAGGCTCTGAAGCACCTGCCTGCACGCAACGCCCGCCGCGTGCGCGCCAATCTCATCAACCGCGATCTCACCCGGCGCGCCCTGCAGTTGCTGCGAAATGACCAGTGGAGTCCGCAGGTGTTGGGTGACCTGCTGATAGCGCACCATGCTCAGTTGCGCGATGGGCTGGAGGTATCCACCCCGAAAATCGAGAGGATGCTGGAAGCAGCTTTGCGAGCCGGTGCGCTGGGAGGCAAGGTCAACGGCTCCGGTGGCGGCGGTTGCCTGTTTGCCTATGCGCCCGGTCGCGAACAGGAGGTGGTAGAGGCTTTCAAGAGCGCGGGCGGAGACGCCTGGCACGTGCGCGTGGATACCGGGGTGAGACTGGAATGA
- a CDS encoding aminopeptidase → MRDPRFEQLAQVLVGHSTRVQPGDKVLVEATDVPEEFLCVLIEQIVKAGGVPLVDTKHSKVMRTLQMHATEEQLQVIADVEKFRMEKMQCYIGVRGTLNSAQLSDVPIDKVEMVQRLWWKPVHSDIRVPNTRWVVLRWPNDSMAQQANMSTEAFEDYYFRVCTLDYSRMERAVQPLVELMGRTDRVRLLAPGTDLRFSIKDIPVIPCYGLRNIPDGECFTAPVRDSVEGEITFNVPSLYHGKTFENIRLVFRAGKIVDATCNLTDELNRILDFDEGARYVGEFSLGFNPHILHPMKDTLFDEKIAGSLHFTPGNAYGVADNGNRSQIHWDLVLIQRAEYGGGEIYFDDRLIRKDGRFVLPELEGLNPENLA, encoded by the coding sequence ATGAGAGACCCTCGTTTCGAGCAATTAGCGCAGGTACTGGTAGGGCACAGCACACGGGTGCAGCCAGGCGACAAGGTGCTGGTGGAAGCAACCGATGTGCCCGAGGAGTTCCTCTGCGTGCTGATAGAGCAGATAGTGAAAGCAGGAGGCGTGCCGCTGGTAGATACTAAACACTCGAAAGTGATGCGCACGTTGCAGATGCACGCTACCGAAGAGCAGTTGCAGGTTATCGCCGATGTAGAGAAGTTCCGCATGGAGAAAATGCAGTGCTACATTGGCGTGCGGGGTACCCTGAATAGCGCACAGCTTTCCGATGTTCCCATCGACAAGGTGGAAATGGTGCAGAGGCTGTGGTGGAAGCCGGTTCACAGCGACATTCGCGTGCCCAACACCCGCTGGGTGGTGTTGCGCTGGCCCAACGACAGCATGGCGCAACAGGCGAACATGAGCACCGAAGCCTTCGAAGACTACTATTTCCGGGTGTGTACACTGGACTATAGCAGAATGGAGAGGGCGGTGCAGCCGCTGGTGGAACTGATGGGCCGGACCGACCGCGTGCGGCTGTTGGCACCGGGCACCGACCTGAGGTTTTCCATCAAGGATATTCCGGTCATCCCCTGCTACGGATTGCGCAACATTCCTGATGGGGAGTGTTTTACCGCTCCGGTGCGTGATTCGGTGGAGGGTGAGATTACCTTCAATGTGCCCTCGCTCTATCACGGCAAGACCTTTGAAAACATTCGTCTGGTGTTCAGGGCAGGCAAGATTGTGGATGCCACCTGCAACCTCACCGACGAGCTGAACAGGATACTGGACTTCGACGAAGGAGCACGCTACGTGGGTGAGTTCTCGCTGGGCTTTAACCCGCACATCCTGCACCCCATGAAGGACACGCTGTTCGACGAGAAGATTGCGGGCTCCTTACACTTCACTCCCGGCAACGCCTATGGCGTGGCTGACAACGGCAACCGCTCGCAGATACACTGGGACCTGGTGTTGATTCAGCGCGCCGAGTACGGCGGAGGGGAGATTTACTTCGATGACCGCCTGATACGCAAGGATGGACGCTTTGTGTTGCCGGAGCTGGAAGGGCTGAACCCGGAGAATCTGGCGTAA